GGGCGGTCGTCCTCCAGGCGGAGGCGACCCACGCCCGCGCACGCGAGCGCGAGCGCGACGCCCAGGCCGGTGCGACCGAGGCCGACGACGCCGACGCAGCGATCCCGGCGCGCCGCGACGACGTCCGCCCCGGTGCCCGCGGGCAGGGTCAACGTCAGCACCGCGGCGTCGGCGGCGGCCGGCCCGGACGGTTCCCGGGGCGGCGGGTCCGGCAGCAGCAGACGCGCCTCGTCGAGCTGCTGGATGAGGGCCGCCAGCCGCGTCGGGGAGAGCCGCTCGTCGGCCGCGAGCAGACCCAGGGGCGCGGCGGGCGGGTGCGCGAGCAGGGCCGCCACCTCGTCGTCGAGGAGGTCGGTGACCCGGACGGCCCAGCGCGGGTCGGTGCCGATCTGCACCTCGCCCGGGCCGCGCGGCAGGATCCTCAGGCCGGTGCGCAACGTGGCTGCCACGAGCCGACACCCTGCCACCGGGTCGGCGCCGCGGAGTGCGTCGTCCACAGCCCCGGACACGACGCAGGGGCGCCGTCCTTCGTCGGACGGCGCCCCTGCGTCGAGGTGCTGCGGGTGCTCAGGCCTTGCCGAGGATGCGGTTGAGCTTGGTGCCGCACACGGGGCAGATGGCCTTGGCCATCTTGCGGCCCGACTCGGAGACGACGACGTCGCCCTCGGCCTCGCGCTTCTCCTTGCACTTCACGCAGTAGAACTCGCCTGCATACGTCTCGGCCATGGGTCCTCCTTGGGCTGTCCGGGACACCGCACGGTCGTTCTTCCCGTCGGTGGCCGGGCAGTGCTGTGACCTGCCCGAGCGCCACCACAGTAGTGGCGATGGCCGCACGACGAGGCAGGTCCGCGCCCGGCGTGCCGCCGCGGGGGCCGGTGACCGCGAGCGACGTCGCCCGCGTGGTCGGCCCGCGCGTGGGCGGCGCGCGCTACCGTGCGGCGTGTGCACAGCGCCCAGGACGTGACGCCGGTGGAGGTCCGCCGGTCGCGCAAGCGCGTGCGGACGGTCACGGCGTGGCGCGAGGGCGGCACCACCGTGGTGGCGATCCCCGCGCGGTTCACGCGTGCGCAGGAGGCGGAGTGGGTGCAGCGCATGCTCGTGCGGCTCGCGACGCAGGAGCGGCGCCGCCGCCCGTCCGACGACGAGCTCGCGCGGCGCGCGGCCGAGCTGTCGCAGCGCTACCTGGGCGCTCGCGCGGTCCCGACGAGCGTGCGCTGGGCGTCCAACCAGGGCCGGCGCTGGGGATCGTGCACGCCGTCGGACGGCACCATCCGCATCTCCGACCGCGTGCGCGGCATGCCGCGGTGGGTGCTCGACTACGTGCTGCTGCACGAGCTCACGCACCTGCTGCACGCGGGTCACGGGCCGGAGTTCTGGGCGGAGCTCGACGCGTACCCGCGCACCGCGCGCGCGCGGGGGTTCCTGGAGGGTTACGCCTACCGCGAGGAACGGCACCCCGGCGCCGGCGCGCCGCCGGGTGCCGACGCGGACGCCGACGAGGACACGGACCTGTTCGACGACGAGGCCGACGAGCCGTTCGGCCGTCCCTGACGGAGCCGGGCTTGGTCGTCGGCCGTCAGGGGGCGGTCGGCGGGTCCTCGCCCAGGATCTCGGCCAGTGCGCGGTCCAGGTCCGCCGACTCGCCCGCGGCCTGCGCGCGACGCGCCGCATAGCCCGCGGGGTCGTCGAGGTCCTCGGCGGTCGGCATCAGGTCGGGGTGGTCCCACACGGCGTCGCGTGCGGCGACGCCGCCCTCGCTCGCGATCCGGGCCCACAGCGCAGCCGCGTCGCGCAGCCGTCGTGGCCGCAGCTCGAGCCCGACGAGGTTGGCGAACGTCTGCTCGGCGGGGCCTCCCGCGGCGCGCCGGCGGCGGATCATCTCCCGCAGCGCGACCGCGTGCGGCAGGTGGGGGAGCGCGGCGGTCGCGCTGACCTCGTCGACCCAGCCCTCCACGAGCGCGAGCGCGGTCTCGAGGCGCGCCAGCGCGGCCTGCTGCTCGGGTGTGGTCTGCGGCGAGAAGACACCGCCCGAGAGCGCGCGCTGGAGCTCCTGGGCGTCGGTCGGGTCGATCGAGCCGACGGCCTCCTCGAGCTGGTCGACGTCGATCTCGATGCCGCGTGCATAGGCCTCGACCGCGGCGAGCAGGTGCGAGCGCAGCCATGGCACGTGCGTGAACAGACGCGTCGCGGCCGCCTCGCGCAGCGCGAGGAACAGACGGACCTCCTCGGCGGGCGCGTCGAGCCCCTCGGCGAACGCGTCGAGGTTCGCGGCGACCAGCGCGGGTGCGGGCACGTCGAGCAGCGGCAGGCCGATGTCGGTGGTGCCGAACACGTCGCGCGAGAGCGTGCCGGCCGCCTGGCCCACCTGCAGCCCGAAGACGGCCGAGCCGAGGCGCCGCAGCAGCTGACCCGGCTCGAGCCCCCCGGGCAGACCACCGGGCGGCAGGCCCAGCGCGGGGTCGTCGCCGATCCGGCCGCCGAGCGCATCCACGAGCGCCGAGGACAGCGACGACGCGACCGGCTCGGTCAGCGTGCGCCACGTCGGCAGCGTCGCCTCGACCCACTCGGCGCGGCTCCACGCGCGTGCGGGTGCCGCCGACGGCGGCAGCTCCGTCGCGGCGTCGAGCCACAGCTCGGCCACCGACAGCGCATCGAGCACCTGGCGCGACTGCGCGGGCGTGAGCGACGGGTCGCCGCCCTGCGCGGCCTGCTGGCGTGCGAGGTCGTGCGCCATCTGCCAGTTCACGGGCTGGTCGTCGCCGCTCGCGAACAGCTGCTGCACCTGGGCCAGGACCTGCTGCATCGCCGCCGGGTCGGTGGGCAGCGACCCCGCGGCGCCGAGCGCCTCCGGGTCGATGCCGCGGGCACGCATCTCCGCGATCGCCTGGTCGGCCTGGTCACCCAGCAGCGCGCGGAGCATCTGCTCCCACGGCGGGAGGGCGGGATCCGGTGCGGAGCTGTCCGGTGCCACGGTGGCCTCCTGGGGCTGGGACGATGGGCCGGGAGCGCCCACGGTAACCAGACGATGCGGGAGGACGGCATGGCGGGTCGGCAGGTTCGCTCAGGGCGCAGCGCGCCGGGACCCGCCGCGGACGGCTCGTCGCACGACGTGGTGGTGGTGGGGGACGGGCCCGTCGCGGAGGCCGTCACCGCGGCATGGGGTCCGCGTGCCCGGTCGCTGGCCGAGGTGCCCGCGCAGGACCCGGAGGGCGCGCTGACGGGTGCGTCGGTCGTCGTGCTCGTCGCGCACCCGGGCCGGATCGACGCGGTCGCCGACCACCGGGGCCCGCAGGGGCACGCCGCGGCGGTGGCGCATGCGCAGCGCACGCTGTCCGCGGCGCGTGCGGTCCGTGCGGCGCACGTCGTCGTCGTGTCGTCGGCGGTGGTGCACGGCGCGCACCCGGACCGGCCGACCGTCCACGACGACGCCGCGCTGCTCGCCGGCCGGGACGCGGTCCGGGACGGCCTGGTCGGGCACCTGCTCGCGGTCGAGGCCGTCGTGGCCCGGCACGCACGCCGCCGCGCGCCGCTGCTCACGGTCCTGCGCCCCGCCGCGGTCGCGGGTGGTGGCGTCGACTCGTTCGTCACGCGGCACTTCGAGGCGCCGCGTCTGCTGACGGTCCGCGGCGTCGAGCGGCCGTGGCAGCTGGTGCACGTCGAGGACGTCGCCGCGGCCACGGTGTTCGTCGTCGAGCACGGCCTGACCGGGCCGCTCACCGTGGGGCCGCCCGACGTGCTGACCCCCGCGCAGGTGAGCGCGGCGGCCGGGCTGCGCACGGTCGACCTGCCGGCCGCGACCGCGTTCGGGGCCGCCGAACGGCTGCACCGCGTGGGCGTGCTGCCCGCACCGTCGGTCGAGCTGTCCTACGTGGTGTACCCGTGGACCGTGGCCGCCGACGGCCTGACCGCCGCGGGGTTCGTCCCCGAGCGGTCCTCGGCGCAGACCCTCGACGCGTTGCTCGAGGGTGTGCGCGGTCGGCTCGCGGTGGGCGGCCGGCGCGTGGGTGCGCGCGACGTCGCGGCGCTCGGTGCCGCGGGAGCCGCGGTCGCGCTGCTGGGCACGGCGGCGATCTGGCGCCAGGCGCGCAGGCGCTGACGCGGGGCACATGCGCGTGCGGCATGATGCCGACGTGCCTCCGATCGACGCGCCGAACCCCGACCCGGCCCACGAGCCGCCGCCCGCACCGGGTGCCCCGAACGGTCCCGGGCCGGTGCCCGACGCGGCGGTCGAGCGCCCGAGCCGGCGTGCGGTGACGTTCTCCGTGGCCATGCTCACCAGCTCGGTGCTCCTGGCGGTGTGCGCGATCCTGCCCGCGCCGTACGCGGTGAGCAGCCCCGGGCCGACCGAGGACGTCCTCGGCTCGATCGGCGACCAGCGGCTCATCACCGTGACGGGTGCGACGACCTACCCGTCGACGGGCGAGCTGCGCATGACGACGGTCTCGGCGACGGGTGGTCCGGGCTATCCCTCCTCGACGCTCGGCGTGATCCGCGGGTGGGTGTCGCCGTGGGCGGTCGTCCAGCCGCGCGAGATCCTGTTCCCGGACCCCGGCGAGACGCAGGACCAGATCAACGACGAGAACTCGGCGCAGATGGTCTCCTCGCAGGAGAACGCGCAGGTCGCGGCGCTCGCGGAGCTGGACTACGAGATCCCCGCGACGCTCGTCGTGGTCGGCACGGTCGAGGGCACCGGTGCGGACGGCGTGGTCCACGAGGGCGACGTCCTCACGGCGATCGACGGCACGGACCTGCCCGACTACCAGACGCTGGTCCGCACCATGGCGGACGTGACGCCCGGTGCCGAGGTGACCGTCACCGTGCGGCGCGAGGGTCGCGAGCGTGAGCTGGTGGTGCCCACCACCAGGAGCGACGCGGGTGCGGCCCAGATGGGCGTGTACATCGACCCGGACTTCCAGATGCCCGTGGACGTCGCGATCGACGCGGGTGACATCGGCGGGCCCAGCGCGGGGACCATGTTCGCGCTGGGGATCATGGACCTGCTGACGCCGCAGGACGAGGCCGCGGGTCAGGTGATCGCCGGGACCGGCACGATCGACGTGGTCGGGACGGTGGGGCCGATCGGCGGGATCCGCCAGAAGCTCGCGGGCGCGCACCGCGACGGCGCCGACTGGTTCCTGGCGCCCGCGGCGAACTGCGGCGAGGTGGTGGGCCACGTCCCGGACGGCCTGCGGGTGGTGCGGATCGCGACGCTGCACGAGGCGTACGAGGCGGTCGTCGCCATCGGCAAGGGCGAGGCCGACGACCTGCCCACCTGCACCGCGTCCTGACGCCCGGGGCCCCGGCGCGCGGGCGCGCTCAGTCGAGCGTCGCGCGCAGCGCCGCGACGAGCCCGGGCACCACGTCGGCACCCTGACCCACCGCGTCGTCCGAGTCGTGCGCACGCGTGCGGACCACCGACCACGTCGCACCCTCGCGCAGCACGCCGACGGCGAGCCGCACGTCCTCGCGCTGGGGGTGCGCGAGCAGCCACGGCAGCGCGGCCTCGGCGTCCTGCGGCATCGCGGCCTCGGCCGCGGGCGGCAGCACGATGCGCTCCGCCGTGACCGCGACGCCGTCCACCGCGGGCGGCCAGGACAGCCCGGCCAGGAGCGACTCGAGGTCGGGCGCGGCCGGCAGCCCTTCCTGCTCGATCGACGTGAGGTGCCACGCGCTCGCACGTGCGGCGGCGAGCGTCGCGGGCTCGAGCTGGTCGGCCAGGCCCGGCTCGGCCGCGAGCGCCGCCTGCGTGCGGACCAGCGCGAACACCCGCACGGGCGCGTCCCAGCCCGCGGCCGCGACGTGGTGCTCGATCTCGCGGACCGCGTCGGCGAGCGCGGCCTGGGGCGCGGTGGGCTCGGAGGGGCTGCCCGGGAGAGTCGGGGTGGGGGGCGTCGCGTCGGTCACCGTCCCATGCTCGCACCCGACGAGCGCGTCCCACGCCCGCTCGACCGTCGCACCGGTGTGGGAACCTGGGGCGGGCCGCGCGCGTTGGCCCCAGCACCACCACCTGCAGTTCCGACGACGACGAGGGACACCACCGCCGTGAGCTTCGCCAGCAGTTCCCGACCACAGCCCGCGCGCCCGGCCCCCGGCCGCCGCCGTCGCGGCGCGCTCGCACCGACGCTCGTCGTGCTGGGCGCGATCGTCGTGCTGGTCCTGATCCTCGCGCAGGTGTGGACCGAGGTGCTCTGGTACGACCAGCTCGGCTTCGTCGAGGTGCTGCGGACCGAGTGGGGCACGCGCGCCGCGCTGTTCGCCGCCGGCTTCCTCGTGATGGGTGGCGCGGTCGCGCTCAACATGCGGTACGCCTACCGCTCGCGTCCGGTCTACGCGCCGTCGACGCCCGAGCAGGCCAGCCTGGACCAGTACCGCGAGGCCATCGAGCCGCTGCGCAAGCTCGTCATGATCGCGGGTCCGGCCCTGATCGGCGTGTTCGCCGGCGGTGCCGCCTCGCAGCAGTGGGAGACCGTGCAGCTGTGGATGCATGCGCAGCACGTCGGCACCGACGACCCGCAGTACGGCATCGACCTCGGGTTCTACCTGTTCACGCTGCCCGGGCTGCGGTTCGTGGTCGGCTTCCTGGTGGCGGTGACCGCGCTCACCGCGGTCGCGACGCTCGCGACGCACTACCTGTACGGCGGCCTGCGCATCGGCGGCGGCAGCGACACGCCCCGCACCACGCGTGCCGCGCGCGTGCAGCTCAGCGTGCTCGGCGCGCTCATGATGGTGCTCGTCGCGGTGAACTACTGGCTGGACCGGTACTCGATCCTCACCAAGACGGCCGAGAAGTTCGACGGCGCGTCCTACACGGACGTCAACGCGGTCATCCCCGCCAAGGCGATCCTGGCCGGCATCGCGGTGTTCGTCGCGGTCACGTTCGTGGTGACCGCGGTGCGCGGCAACTGGCGGCTCCCGCTCATCGGGCTGGGCCTGATGGTCGTCGCCGCGATCACGGTGGGCGGCATCTACCCCGCGATCGTGCAGCGCTTCCAGGTCCAGCCGAACCAGCAGGACGCCGAGTCGGAGTACATTCAGCGCAACATCGAGGCGACGTCCGTGGCGTACGGCATCGACGACGTGCAGGTGGACCGCTACAACGCGCGGTCCTCGGCGCAGCCGCAGGCGCTGCGCGACGACGCCGAGACGGCGGCCTCGATCCGTCTGCTGGACCCGCAGATCGTCAGCCCGTCGTTCAAGCAGCTCGAGCAGGGCACGACGTTCTACGACTTCCCGGACACGCTGTCCGTGGACCGCTACACGATCGACGGCACGAGCCAGGACACCGTCATCGCGGCGCGCGAGCTCAACCTCAGCGGACTCGAGGCCTCGCAGCGCAACTGGACGAACGACGTCACCGTCTACACGCACGGGTACGGCGTGGTGGCCGCGTACGGCAACACGACGACGTCGAACGGTCAGCCCTCGTTCTGGGAGAAGGGCATCCCGTCGACCGGCGAGCTGGGCGACTACGAGCCGCGCCTGTACTTCAGCCCGGAGTCGCCCGCGTACTCGATCGTGGGCGGACCCGAGGACACGGCCTGGGAGCTCGACTACCCGACGAACGGCAGCGGCGGCTCGGTCAACACCCGGTTCCCCACGCAGGAGGTCTCGGCCGGCCCGAGCATCGGCAACGCCTGGAACAAGCTGCTGTACGCGGTCAAGATGGGCTCGGAGCAGATCCTCTTCTCCGACCGCGTCAACGCCGACTCGCAGATCCTGTACGACCGTGACCCCCGCGAGCGCGTGGAGAAGGTGGCGCCGTACCTGACGCTCGACGGACGGGTCTACCCCGCGGTCGTCGACGGCCGCGTGAAGTGGATCGTGGACGGCTACACCACCAGCAACCAGTACCCGTACGCGGCGCAGGTCACGCTCGACTCGGCCACCGCGGACGCGCTCACGCAGAGCTCGGACACCATCGAGACGCTGCAGCCCAAGACCGCCAACTACATCCGCAACTCGGTCAAGGCGACGGTCGACGCCTACGACGGCAGCGTCACGCTGTACGCGTGGGACGACTCCGACCCCGTGCTGCGGGCCTGGTCCGAGATCTTCCCGTCGTCGCTGCGCCCCCTGAGCGAGATCGACGGCGAGCTGATGAGCCACCTGCGCTACCCCGAGGACCTGTTCAAGGTGCAGCGTGAGCTGCTCACGCGGTACCACGTGACCGACCCCGCGCAGTTCTTCACCGGGACGG
The Cellulomonas gilvus ATCC 13127 DNA segment above includes these coding regions:
- a CDS encoding DUF5679 domain-containing protein, whose product is MAETYAGEFYCVKCKEKREAEGDVVVSESGRKMAKAICPVCGTKLNRILGKA
- a CDS encoding zinc-dependent metalloprotease, yielding MAPDSSAPDPALPPWEQMLRALLGDQADQAIAEMRARGIDPEALGAAGSLPTDPAAMQQVLAQVQQLFASGDDQPVNWQMAHDLARQQAAQGGDPSLTPAQSRQVLDALSVAELWLDAATELPPSAAPARAWSRAEWVEATLPTWRTLTEPVASSLSSALVDALGGRIGDDPALGLPPGGLPGGLEPGQLLRRLGSAVFGLQVGQAAGTLSRDVFGTTDIGLPLLDVPAPALVAANLDAFAEGLDAPAEEVRLFLALREAAATRLFTHVPWLRSHLLAAVEAYARGIEIDVDQLEEAVGSIDPTDAQELQRALSGGVFSPQTTPEQQAALARLETALALVEGWVDEVSATAALPHLPHAVALREMIRRRRAAGGPAEQTFANLVGLELRPRRLRDAAALWARIASEGGVAARDAVWDHPDLMPTAEDLDDPAGYAARRAQAAGESADLDRALAEILGEDPPTAP
- a CDS encoding PPA1309 family protein; protein product: MTDATPPTPTLPGSPSEPTAPQAALADAVREIEHHVAAAGWDAPVRVFALVRTQAALAAEPGLADQLEPATLAAARASAWHLTSIEQEGLPAAPDLESLLAGLSWPPAVDGVAVTAERIVLPPAAEAAMPQDAEAALPWLLAHPQREDVRLAVGVLREGATWSVVRTRAHDSDDAVGQGADVVPGLVAALRATLD
- a CDS encoding UPF0182 family membrane protein, translated to MSFASSSRPQPARPAPGRRRRGALAPTLVVLGAIVVLVLILAQVWTEVLWYDQLGFVEVLRTEWGTRAALFAAGFLVMGGAVALNMRYAYRSRPVYAPSTPEQASLDQYREAIEPLRKLVMIAGPALIGVFAGGAASQQWETVQLWMHAQHVGTDDPQYGIDLGFYLFTLPGLRFVVGFLVAVTALTAVATLATHYLYGGLRIGGGSDTPRTTRAARVQLSVLGALMMVLVAVNYWLDRYSILTKTAEKFDGASYTDVNAVIPAKAILAGIAVFVAVTFVVTAVRGNWRLPLIGLGLMVVAAITVGGIYPAIVQRFQVQPNQQDAESEYIQRNIEATSVAYGIDDVQVDRYNARSSAQPQALRDDAETAASIRLLDPQIVSPSFKQLEQGTTFYDFPDTLSVDRYTIDGTSQDTVIAARELNLSGLEASQRNWTNDVTVYTHGYGVVAAYGNTTTSNGQPSFWEKGIPSTGELGDYEPRLYFSPESPAYSIVGGPEDTAWELDYPTNGSGGSVNTRFPTQEVSAGPSIGNAWNKLLYAVKMGSEQILFSDRVNADSQILYDRDPRERVEKVAPYLTLDGRVYPAVVDGRVKWIVDGYTTSNQYPYAAQVTLDSATADALTQSSDTIETLQPKTANYIRNSVKATVDAYDGSVTLYAWDDSDPVLRAWSEIFPSSLRPLSEIDGELMSHLRYPEDLFKVQRELLTRYHVTDPAQFFTGTDFWAVPDDPNAAGDIAQPPYYMTLRMPDQEEAAFSLTSTFIPFGAEARQVMRGYMAVDADAGSQDGAKAEGYGKIRILELPREGSVPGPGQVVNTIKTDDIVAPEFSLLTKGGAKPVQANLLALPVGDGMLYVQPVYLQAETGTTFPLLQRVVAVFGDDIAIAPTLDAALDLVFSGDSGVVPDPDAEPDPGAEPDPGTEPDDPGDADARAALADALDRARQAIEDGQKALADGDFTAYGEAQDRLDKAIQDALDAEARLEGAAAPADPEPGATSTPDAES
- a CDS encoding M48 metallopeptidase family protein; the protein is MHSAQDVTPVEVRRSRKRVRTVTAWREGGTTVVAIPARFTRAQEAEWVQRMLVRLATQERRRRPSDDELARRAAELSQRYLGARAVPTSVRWASNQGRRWGSCTPSDGTIRISDRVRGMPRWVLDYVLLHELTHLLHAGHGPEFWAELDAYPRTARARGFLEGYAYREERHPGAGAPPGADADADEDTDLFDDEADEPFGRP
- a CDS encoding Rossmann-fold NAD(P)-binding domain-containing protein, with amino-acid sequence MAGRQVRSGRSAPGPAADGSSHDVVVVGDGPVAEAVTAAWGPRARSLAEVPAQDPEGALTGASVVVLVAHPGRIDAVADHRGPQGHAAAVAHAQRTLSAARAVRAAHVVVVSSAVVHGAHPDRPTVHDDAALLAGRDAVRDGLVGHLLAVEAVVARHARRRAPLLTVLRPAAVAGGGVDSFVTRHFEAPRLLTVRGVERPWQLVHVEDVAAATVFVVEHGLTGPLTVGPPDVLTPAQVSAAAGLRTVDLPAATAFGAAERLHRVGVLPAPSVELSYVVYPWTVAADGLTAAGFVPERSSAQTLDALLEGVRGRLAVGGRRVGARDVAALGAAGAAVALLGTAAIWRQARRR
- a CDS encoding YlbL family protein, translated to MPPIDAPNPDPAHEPPPAPGAPNGPGPVPDAAVERPSRRAVTFSVAMLTSSVLLAVCAILPAPYAVSSPGPTEDVLGSIGDQRLITVTGATTYPSTGELRMTTVSATGGPGYPSSTLGVIRGWVSPWAVVQPREILFPDPGETQDQINDENSAQMVSSQENAQVAALAELDYEIPATLVVVGTVEGTGADGVVHEGDVLTAIDGTDLPDYQTLVRTMADVTPGAEVTVTVRREGRERELVVPTTRSDAGAAQMGVYIDPDFQMPVDVAIDAGDIGGPSAGTMFALGIMDLLTPQDEAAGQVIAGTGTIDVVGTVGPIGGIRQKLAGAHRDGADWFLAPAANCGEVVGHVPDGLRVVRIATLHEAYEAVVAIGKGEADDLPTCTAS